Proteins encoded by one window of Campylobacteraceae bacterium:
- a CDS encoding aromatic amino acid lyase, with the protein MRLEISNKYVSLTEIKEAKEINISAEKKFLDFINHTHDFLMNQIKDGKPIYGITTGYGASGKNYVSYEDSETLQKNLFRFHGCGIGDNLSLKVCRYAVIMRTVSLSKARSGVSINLLKRLEMLIKEDIIPVIPSQGSVGASGDLTPLSYIAAVIAGEREVYYKGEIRDVIDVYAQLNIVAYTFKPKEALAIMNGTTIMSAIALNAIEEFEIILDSMESYVAAMFEVLLGDDTPVADFVHESKPFSGQIAAAKNIKRKIEGSSLTHGRDDRYDKFFNDNDLNIQDTYSMRCAPQVLGVIRDNLLISKNWVETEINSVNDNPLIDGENQRIYTSGNFYGGYVAHAMDTLKICAANLADLLDKEFALLVDHKFNRGLGENLKLSKEPYYHGFKAMQISLSSLSADVIKNTTAASIHSRPTESLNQDKVSMGTTAALDFAKMMPDLHNMLAIAFLGMAQAVDIRGKEKVSPHLKNIHDEIREIIEPLLEDRRMDFDIKNIKVLLKNAKFI; encoded by the coding sequence ATGAGATTAGAAATAAGCAATAAATATGTAAGCCTAACTGAGATTAAAGAAGCAAAAGAAATCAATATTTCAGCAGAGAAGAAATTTTTAGATTTTATAAATCATACCCATGATTTTTTAATGAATCAAATCAAAGATGGTAAACCTATTTATGGAATTACTACAGGTTATGGCGCAAGTGGGAAAAACTATGTATCTTATGAAGACAGTGAAACCTTGCAAAAAAACTTATTTCGTTTTCATGGGTGTGGAATAGGAGATAATTTATCCTTAAAAGTTTGTAGATATGCGGTAATAATGCGCACTGTTTCTTTAAGTAAAGCACGTTCTGGCGTTAGTATTAACTTATTAAAAAGACTTGAAATGCTAATAAAAGAAGATATTATTCCTGTAATTCCTTCTCAAGGCTCAGTTGGCGCAAGTGGAGATTTAACGCCCTTATCTTATATAGCTGCTGTTATTGCAGGCGAGAGAGAAGTTTATTATAAAGGGGAGATAAGAGATGTTATAGATGTTTATGCCCAACTTAATATTGTTGCTTATACCTTTAAACCCAAAGAAGCGCTTGCAATAATGAATGGTACTACTATTATGAGTGCTATTGCACTTAATGCTATAGAAGAATTTGAAATTATCTTAGACTCCATGGAATCTTATGTAGCAGCTATGTTTGAAGTACTTTTAGGAGATGACACTCCTGTTGCTGATTTTGTGCATGAATCTAAACCCTTTTCAGGACAAATTGCGGCAGCAAAAAATATTAAACGAAAAATTGAAGGTTCTTCTTTAACCCATGGAAGAGATGACAGATACGATAAATTTTTTAATGATAATGATTTAAATATTCAAGATACCTACTCTATGAGATGTGCGCCACAAGTTTTAGGAGTAATTAGAGACAATCTTCTTATTTCTAAAAACTGGGTAGAAACAGAAATCAACTCAGTAAATGATAATCCCTTAATTGATGGAGAAAATCAACGAATTTATACCTCTGGAAATTTTTATGGAGGTTATGTGGCACATGCAATGGACACCTTAAAAATATGTGCGGCTAACTTGGCAGATTTATTAGACAAAGAATTTGCACTCTTAGTTGATCATAAATTTAATAGAGGTTTAGGAGAAAATCTTAAATTATCAAAAGAGCCATATTATCATGGATTTAAAGCCATGCAAATTTCACTTAGTTCTTTAAGTGCTGATGTTATTAAAAATACAACAGCTGCTTCTATTCATTCACGACCTACTGAATCACTGAATCAAGATAAAGTCTCTATGGGAACAACAGCAGCACTTGATTTTGCAAAAATGATGCCAGATTTACATAATATGTTAGCTATTGCTTTTCTTGGAATGGCCCAGGCAGTTGATATTAGAGGAAAAGAAAAAGTATCTCCCCATTTAAAAAATATACATGATGAGATAAGAGAAATTATTGAACCCTTACTAGAAGACAGACGTATGGACTTTGATATTAAAAATATCAAAGTCTTACTTAAAAATGCAAAATTCATATAA
- a CDS encoding SDR family oxidoreductase, whose amino-acid sequence MQKVLITGATGSIGEKLVEEFDNKGFFVYIHYFNNQKKAQELLESIEAGELVYFDMKKKESIQIALENIQVDVLINNAGIIKDSLFFFMKDEDFEDVMHTNVNALFYITKILSKNMIMEKKGSIVNIASISGLVGNEGQANYSASKGAVIAFTKTLCAELGRYNIRVNALAPGIIESEMTENLPKKKELKKSIPLKRFGKAQEVAKCAYFIGVEATYVSGEVLNISGGLVR is encoded by the coding sequence ATGCAAAAAGTATTAATAACAGGAGCTACTGGTTCTATTGGAGAAAAACTTGTAGAAGAATTTGATAATAAGGGCTTTTTTGTTTATATTCATTATTTTAATAATCAAAAAAAAGCGCAAGAATTACTTGAGAGTATTGAAGCAGGAGAGCTTGTGTACTTTGATATGAAAAAGAAAGAAAGCATTCAAATAGCCTTAGAAAATATTCAAGTAGATGTATTAATTAATAATGCAGGTATTATAAAAGACAGTTTGTTCTTTTTTATGAAAGATGAAGATTTTGAAGATGTAATGCATACTAATGTAAATGCTTTGTTTTATATAACAAAAATTTTAAGTAAAAATATGATTATGGAAAAAAAAGGAAGTATTGTAAATATTGCTTCTATCTCTGGTTTAGTTGGAAACGAAGGACAAGCCAATTATTCAGCTTCTAAAGGTGCTGTTATTGCTTTTACAAAAACACTTTGTGCCGAATTAGGAAGATACAATATTAGAGTTAATGCGCTGGCCCCAGGAATCATTGAATCAGAAATGACAGAAAACTTACCCAAGAAAAAAGAACTTAAAAAGAGTATTCCTTTAAAACGTTTTGGTAAAGCCCAAGAAGTAGCTAAATGTGCTTACTTTATTGGGGTCGAAGCAACATACGTAAGTGGAGAAGTTTTAAATATTTCTGGTGGTTTGGTTAGATAA
- a CDS encoding acyl-CoA synthetase: MILKVYNDDGSCQEHIINKENFYDKNLENTCSYIASTNKEQNALNMFKSHFSNAKSILYDKSNKSIAKKIEALNISNFEDSKKNKTIFDIYDFSFLFFTSGTTGFPIAALKNKENFLEELEVLTKLFKKYTIKRVIVSVPFVHFYGSLMGFMYPLINDIDIVLKEHFLPHDLLDLIDDNSLVVTTPLYIKSLNRLNQSKDLSKSIFLSSTAPLFKDTALEFNKKFSCDIIQLFGSTETGGIAYKYNDEELWTPLEKVITSANKDNELTIHSPFVSNILFEDSFKNTKQKIQTFDYVEFKEDKFKLVGRSSQIFKVAGKRYSTVQIENILEDTPGINKALVTIKSQKEELRGESLVITLESKKSFLIKEIKQILKNELSNIKFSIELKFVDKIQVSSLGKKLVF, from the coding sequence ATGATACTGAAGGTTTATAACGACGATGGTAGTTGTCAAGAGCACATAATAAATAAAGAAAACTTTTACGATAAAAACTTAGAAAATACATGTTCTTATATTGCTTCTACTAATAAAGAACAAAATGCTCTTAATATGTTTAAATCTCATTTCTCAAATGCAAAAAGCATTTTATACGACAAAAGTAATAAATCCATTGCAAAAAAAATTGAAGCATTAAATATTTCTAATTTTGAAGACAGTAAAAAAAATAAAACGATTTTTGATATTTATGATTTCTCTTTTTTATTCTTTACTTCAGGTACAACTGGATTTCCAATAGCCGCATTAAAAAACAAAGAAAACTTTTTAGAAGAACTGGAGGTATTAACAAAACTTTTTAAAAAATACACTATTAAAAGAGTAATTGTAAGCGTTCCTTTTGTTCATTTCTATGGCTCTCTAATGGGCTTTATGTATCCTTTGATTAATGATATAGACATAGTTCTAAAAGAGCATTTTTTACCTCATGATTTGCTTGATCTTATTGATGATAACTCTTTGGTTGTTACAACCCCTTTATACATTAAATCTTTAAACAGACTAAATCAAAGCAAGGATTTAAGTAAATCTATTTTTCTTTCATCAACTGCTCCTTTATTTAAAGATACGGCTTTAGAATTTAACAAAAAATTCTCTTGTGATATTATTCAACTCTTTGGTTCAACAGAAACGGGTGGAATAGCTTATAAATACAATGATGAGGAATTGTGGACTCCCTTAGAAAAAGTGATAACAAGTGCTAATAAAGACAATGAACTTACAATACACTCGCCTTTTGTTTCTAATATTCTTTTTGAAGATAGTTTTAAAAACACAAAACAAAAAATACAAACATTTGATTATGTAGAATTTAAAGAAGATAAATTTAAACTTGTTGGACGAAGTTCACAAATATTTAAAGTAGCAGGAAAAAGATACTCAACAGTACAAATAGAAAATATTTTAGAAGATACTCCAGGTATAAATAAAGCACTGGTAACTATAAAATCACAAAAAGAAGAATTAAGAGGAGAGAGTTTAGTAATTACTCTTGAGAGTAAAAAAAGTTTTTTAATAAAAGAAATCAAACAAATCTTAAAAAATGAGTTGTCAAATATAAAATTTTCAATTGAATTAAAATTTGTAGACAAGATTCAAGTTTCTTCGCTTGGGAAAAAACTTGTATTTTAG
- a CDS encoding fibronectin/fibrinogen-binding protein: MKYYILKELVTYLKDKCTAIKVIKRIENNTIIVEFNNQNNIFFDLTKGNSLVYKKNEQRYSKKDFNAPFDNILLKRFYNAKIRDITLHNDDKIIRFYVDSKSSYKEEKTMLQLEFTGKHTNIIITDENLIILEALRHIDEFSSSRVVKVGEKLEEVPKASYIPKIEEIKDLEELLYETYSKKEELNLNNLKKVKLSGLNKNANKMQKLLNTLEKEEVLEEKAKALYEKGNLIFSNLHLIKPYAKSIEVYNMQGELTTLDLDNNEASPSVYGNKLFKLAKKTKRKAQSISIEKNNIEEKLSFFKRMILNIQNAKNIDECEFLLPKKEKNQKRTKKEQPYEAFFFNGFKIMLGTSERENIYLLKNSKASDFWFHLKDRPSAHVFVQNTKKTIPEEVIIKAAQLCAKFSLDYEGRYEVDYTQRRNVKIQSGANVLYNPYTTIVINI, encoded by the coding sequence ATGAAATATTACATATTAAAAGAATTGGTTACTTATTTAAAAGACAAGTGTACTGCTATTAAAGTGATTAAACGAATTGAAAACAATACAATTATAGTTGAGTTCAATAATCAAAATAACATTTTTTTTGATTTAACTAAAGGGAATTCTTTAGTATATAAAAAGAATGAACAACGTTACTCTAAAAAAGATTTTAATGCACCCTTCGATAATATCCTGTTAAAGCGTTTTTACAATGCTAAAATTAGAGATATCACTTTACACAATGATGATAAAATCATTCGTTTTTATGTGGATTCAAAATCTTCATATAAAGAAGAAAAAACAATGCTACAACTTGAGTTTACAGGAAAACATACGAATATTATAATAACAGATGAAAATCTTATTATTTTAGAAGCGCTTAGGCATATTGATGAGTTTTCTTCTTCTCGTGTTGTAAAAGTAGGGGAGAAACTAGAAGAAGTTCCAAAAGCATCTTACATTCCTAAAATTGAAGAAATAAAAGACTTAGAAGAACTTTTATACGAGACGTACTCAAAAAAAGAAGAACTTAATTTAAACAATTTAAAAAAAGTAAAACTTTCTGGCCTTAATAAAAATGCCAATAAAATGCAAAAGTTACTAAATACACTTGAAAAAGAAGAAGTTCTAGAAGAAAAAGCCAAGGCTTTGTATGAAAAAGGGAATCTTATTTTCTCAAACCTTCATTTGATTAAACCTTATGCAAAAAGTATAGAAGTATATAACATGCAAGGTGAGCTAACAACACTTGATTTAGATAATAATGAAGCAAGTCCAAGTGTATACGGAAATAAATTGTTTAAATTAGCAAAAAAAACAAAAAGAAAAGCTCAAAGCATTTCCATAGAAAAAAACAATATTGAAGAAAAACTTTCTTTTTTTAAACGTATGATTCTTAATATTCAAAATGCAAAAAATATAGATGAGTGTGAATTTTTATTGCCCAAAAAAGAAAAGAATCAAAAAAGAACAAAAAAAGAACAACCTTATGAAGCTTTCTTTTTTAATGGTTTTAAAATTATGTTGGGTACAAGTGAGAGAGAAAATATTTATTTACTCAAAAACTCAAAAGCAAGTGATTTTTGGTTTCACCTAAAAGACAGACCTTCCGCCCATGTTTTTGTACAAAACACCAAAAAAACCATCCCCGAAGAAGTAATTATAAAAGCAGCCCAACTGTGTGCCAAGTTTTCCCTAGATTATGAAGGAAGATATGAAGTAGATTACACCCAAAGAAGAAACGTAAAAATTCAATCTGGCGCAAATGTTTTATACAATCCTTACACAACAATAGTAATAAATATCTAA
- a CDS encoding threonine--tRNA ligase: protein MEPIGILSEGQIYDLQTAEALNITGEEVRADNSPESLEILRHSCAHLMAQAIKELYKDAKFFVGPVIKEGFYYDFKVESKITDDDLIKIEKKMKELANARLPITRSEISRDTFFEKFANDELKLEVIKRITDDTLTMYTQGDFEDLCRGPHLPNTRMIRTFKLIRVAGAYLGGDEKNEMITRIYGIAFFDKKQMHDYVRMLEEAKKRDHRKLGTELELFAFNDEIGAGLPLWLPNGARLRSKLEHILYTAHRVRGYQPVRGPEILKSDMWKTSGHYENYKENMYFTTIDDQEYGLKPMNCVGHIQIFKNKLVSYKDLPMKYFEYGVVHRHEMSGSMHGLFRVREFAQDDAHIFCMENQIKDVIIEVLEFVDALMKMFDFKYSIEVSTRPEKAIGSDEFWEKTTAGIIDALTENNIEYGIDEGGGAFYGPKIDIKITDAIGRQWQCGTVQVDMNLPERFNAQFINAEGEKEQPVMIHRAILGSFERFIGILTEHCAGEFPFPIAPTQVIFIPIAEPHVEYAKELNKELVYNDIDGEIYSMNESLNKRVRMAEKRKVPMIVVLGDEEVTNKTIALRNRRTREQSNMTRDEFMSLVKELKNGSRI from the coding sequence TTGGAACCCATAGGTATTTTAAGCGAAGGTCAAATATATGATCTTCAAACTGCAGAAGCTTTAAACATCACAGGAGAGGAAGTAAGAGCTGACAACTCACCTGAATCACTCGAAATTCTTAGACACTCCTGTGCTCACTTAATGGCACAAGCGATAAAAGAGTTATACAAAGATGCTAAATTCTTTGTTGGTCCTGTAATTAAAGAAGGATTCTATTACGATTTTAAAGTTGAATCTAAAATTACAGATGATGATTTAATTAAAATTGAAAAGAAAATGAAAGAACTTGCAAATGCAAGACTTCCTATTACACGTTCAGAGATTTCAAGAGATACGTTTTTTGAAAAATTTGCTAACGATGAATTAAAACTAGAAGTAATCAAAAGAATTACAGACGATACATTGACTATGTATACCCAAGGTGATTTTGAAGACCTTTGCCGTGGACCACATTTACCCAATACAAGAATGATTCGAACCTTCAAACTAATAAGAGTAGCTGGTGCTTATCTTGGTGGTGATGAAAAAAACGAAATGATTACACGAATTTATGGAATTGCTTTTTTTGATAAAAAACAAATGCATGATTATGTAAGAATGTTAGAAGAAGCAAAAAAACGTGACCATAGAAAACTAGGTACAGAATTAGAATTATTCGCTTTCAATGATGAAATAGGTGCTGGTTTGCCTTTATGGTTACCAAATGGTGCAAGACTACGTTCTAAATTAGAGCATATTTTGTATACTGCCCACAGAGTAAGAGGGTATCAACCCGTACGTGGACCTGAAATCTTAAAATCTGATATGTGGAAAACATCTGGTCACTATGAGAATTATAAAGAAAATATGTATTTTACAACCATAGATGATCAAGAATATGGTTTAAAACCTATGAACTGTGTAGGTCATATACAAATATTCAAAAATAAATTGGTTTCTTACAAAGATTTACCAATGAAATATTTTGAATACGGAGTAGTTCACAGACATGAAATGTCTGGATCTATGCATGGATTATTTAGAGTAAGAGAATTTGCTCAAGATGATGCACATATTTTTTGTATGGAAAATCAAATTAAAGATGTTATCATTGAAGTGTTAGAATTTGTTGATGCTTTAATGAAGATGTTTGATTTTAAATATTCAATTGAAGTTTCAACAAGACCCGAAAAAGCAATTGGGAGTGATGAATTCTGGGAGAAAACAACTGCTGGAATTATTGATGCACTTACTGAAAACAATATTGAATATGGTATTGATGAAGGTGGAGGAGCATTTTATGGTCCTAAAATTGATATTAAAATCACTGATGCTATTGGACGACAATGGCAGTGTGGTACGGTTCAAGTTGATATGAACTTACCTGAGAGATTTAATGCACAATTTATTAATGCAGAAGGTGAAAAAGAACAGCCAGTAATGATTCACAGAGCCATTTTAGGTTCTTTTGAACGATTTATTGGGATTTTAACTGAGCATTGTGCGGGAGAATTTCCTTTTCCTATTGCACCAACGCAAGTTATTTTTATCCCAATCGCGGAACCTCATGTAGAGTATGCGAAAGAGTTAAATAAAGAACTGGTTTACAATGACATTGATGGCGAAATTTATTCTATGAACGAAAGTTTGAATAAGCGCGTTAGAATGGCAGAGAAAAGAAAAGTACCAATGATAGTTGTTCTTGGAGATGAAGAAGTTACTAATAAAACAATAGCTTTAAGAAACAGAAGAACCAGAGAACAATCAAACATGACTAGAGATGAATTTATGTCTTTAGTAAAAGAATTAAAAAACGGGAGTAGAATTTGA
- a CDS encoding translation initiation factor IF-3, which yields MNEDIRAVEVRCTSDNGENYGIIPTREALNIADEQGLDLVLIAPDGKPPVAKIMDYGKFKYQQEKRKKEARKNQKVIVVKEIKLSVKIADNDISYKVKHAREFLEAGHHVKFRVFLKGREMAHPQAGVDVLKRVWPMVEDLATMDKMPRLEGRYVNMLTLPKKDENTKN from the coding sequence ATGAATGAGGACATCAGAGCTGTAGAAGTAAGATGTACAAGTGATAATGGTGAAAATTATGGAATTATTCCAACAAGAGAAGCATTAAACATTGCTGATGAACAAGGTTTAGACCTAGTATTAATTGCGCCAGATGGTAAACCACCAGTTGCAAAAATCATGGATTACGGTAAATTTAAATACCAACAAGAAAAAAGAAAAAAAGAAGCAAGAAAAAACCAAAAAGTGATCGTAGTAAAAGAGATTAAACTTTCTGTTAAAATTGCTGACAATGATATTTCTTATAAAGTTAAACATGCACGTGAATTCTTAGAAGCTGGACATCATGTTAAGTTTAGAGTATTTTTAAAAGGTAGAGAAATGGCTCATCCACAAGCGGGTGTTGATGTTCTTAAAAGAGTATGGCCAATGGTAGAAGATTTAGCTACTATGGATAAAATGCCAAGATTAGAAGGTAGATATGTAAATATGCTTACTCTTCCTAAAAAAGACGAAAATACTAAAAACTAG
- the rpmI gene encoding 50S ribosomal protein L35: MPKMKSNSGALKRFKVKKNGSIKRGSAFRSHILTKMSQKTKRNLRGSKLIHKRDTLSVKRMLCLA, from the coding sequence ATGCCAAAGATGAAATCTAATAGTGGCGCTTTAAAAAGATTTAAAGTAAAGAAAAATGGTTCTATTAAAAGAGGATCTGCTTTTAGATCACACATTTTAACTAAAATGTCACAAAAAACTAAGAGAAATCTTAGAGGTTCAAAATTGATTCACAAAAGAGATACATTATCAGTTAAAAGAATGCTTTGTTTAGCATAA
- the rplT gene encoding 50S ribosomal protein L20 yields MPRVKTGTIRRKRHKKVLKAARGFFQGRRKHFRKAKEQLERSMVYAYRDRRQKKRDIRKLWIVRINAACRLNDISYSRFINGLHLSGIELDRKILADMAMNDAAAFTTVATAAKAALTK; encoded by the coding sequence ATGCCTAGAGTTAAAACTGGTACAATTAGAAGAAAAAGACATAAAAAAGTATTAAAAGCTGCAAGAGGTTTTTTTCAAGGTAGAAGAAAACACTTCAGAAAAGCGAAAGAACAATTAGAAAGATCTATGGTTTACGCTTACCGAGATAGAAGACAAAAGAAAAGAGATATTAGAAAGCTTTGGATCGTTAGAATCAATGCTGCTTGTAGATTAAATGACATCTCATATTCAAGATTCATAAATGGATTACACCTTTCTGGAATTGAATTAGATAGAAAAATCTTAGCAGATATGGCTATGAACGATGCGGCTGCATTTACAACAGTTGCGACTGCTGCAAAAGCTGCTTTAACTAAATAA
- the mobA gene encoding molybdenum cofactor guanylyltransferase MobA: MNEKNSFFIQGSLHEMPLVILCGGKSSRMKEDKALLPFSNASSLAKYQYKRLFPYFQNICLSSKTNKFDFDCELLLEKSDIYSPLIALQSVLEQLEAPKVFILSVDTPLVTISSINKLIEESKLFDICVAQTQRLHSLTGVFSKSILPVINKMLDDDMHKIGYLLKSVNTKIVDFKNDDEFINLNHQEDYARAKELIKSFS; this comes from the coding sequence ATGAATGAAAAAAACTCTTTTTTCATTCAAGGCTCACTACATGAAATGCCTTTGGTTATTTTATGTGGAGGAAAAAGTAGCAGAATGAAAGAAGACAAAGCACTTCTTCCTTTTTCAAACGCTTCTTCTTTAGCAAAATACCAATACAAAAGATTGTTTCCTTATTTTCAAAATATCTGTCTTTCTTCAAAAACAAATAAATTTGATTTCGATTGTGAGCTTTTATTAGAAAAGAGTGATATATATTCACCTTTGATTGCACTTCAAAGTGTTTTAGAGCAGCTAGAAGCACCCAAAGTATTTATTCTTAGCGTTGATACTCCTTTAGTTACTATTTCAAGCATTAACAAGCTTATAGAAGAATCAAAACTTTTTGATATTTGTGTTGCGCAAACACAACGCTTACATTCTTTAACAGGAGTTTTTTCTAAAAGTATACTTCCTGTAATTAATAAAATGCTTGATGATGATATGCATAAAATAGGATATTTATTAAAAAGTGTGAATACTAAAATTGTTGATTTTAAAAATGATGATGAGTTTATTAACTTAAATCATCAAGAAGATTATGCGAGAGCAAAAGAATTAATTAAGAGTTTTTCTTAG
- a CDS encoding 3-isopropylmalate dehydratase large subunit, which translates to MSQTITEKIFSEHIGKKVYAGEIIRCNIDMVIGNDITTPISIRAFEESGKETLANPEGFAIVLDHFIPAKDIASANQAKISRDFAYKHDLKYFFDEKDMGIEHALLPEKGLVLPGDVIIGADSHTCTHGALGAFSTGMGSTDISFAMITGGNWFKVPESIKVIFSGKLRKYVTGKDLILEIIRILGVDGALYKALEFTGDTISQLSMDDRFALCNMSIEAGAKSGIVAYDDITKEFLDSRDSLRDEPKIHYSDDDASYVRVIEIDVSNLEPVIAYPFLPSNGHPLSQAVSDQIRVDQVFIGSCTNGRLSDFKAAAQLLKNKRVARHVRLIVTPGTQKILRDATKAGYVDILIDAGAVVSNPTCGACLGGYMGILGDNEVCISTTNRNFVGRMGSRSSKIYLSNTAVAAASAISGYITDPASIIDLEIKTV; encoded by the coding sequence ATGAGTCAAACAATTACAGAAAAAATATTTAGTGAACATATAGGTAAAAAAGTATATGCAGGAGAAATAATCAGATGCAACATTGATATGGTTATTGGGAATGATATTACAACACCTATTTCAATTAGAGCTTTTGAAGAAAGTGGAAAAGAAACCTTAGCCAATCCAGAAGGTTTTGCAATAGTACTTGATCACTTTATTCCAGCAAAAGATATAGCATCTGCAAATCAAGCAAAAATATCACGAGATTTCGCATATAAACACGATTTAAAGTATTTCTTTGATGAAAAAGACATGGGAATTGAACATGCATTACTTCCTGAAAAAGGTTTGGTTCTTCCAGGAGATGTTATTATTGGTGCAGATTCACATACCTGTACACATGGAGCCTTAGGCGCATTTTCAACCGGTATGGGAAGTACAGACATTTCGTTTGCTATGATTACTGGTGGAAATTGGTTTAAAGTTCCAGAATCAATCAAAGTAATATTTTCTGGAAAATTAAGAAAATATGTAACTGGGAAAGATTTAATTTTAGAAATTATTAGAATTTTAGGTGTTGATGGTGCTTTATATAAAGCACTTGAATTTACAGGCGATACCATATCTCAACTTTCTATGGATGATAGATTTGCTTTATGTAATATGTCTATTGAAGCGGGTGCTAAAAGTGGTATTGTAGCTTATGATGATATTACAAAAGAGTTTTTAGACTCACGAGACTCATTAAGAGATGAACCTAAGATTCATTATTCAGATGATGATGCAAGTTATGTTAGAGTCATTGAAATTGATGTTTCAAATTTAGAGCCTGTTATTGCTTACCCATTTTTACCATCAAATGGTCACCCTTTATCTCAAGCGGTAAGTGATCAAATTAGAGTAGATCAAGTATTTATAGGTTCTTGTACAAACGGAAGATTAAGTGATTTTAAAGCAGCTGCACAATTATTAAAAAATAAAAGAGTGGCAAGACATGTTAGATTAATTGTAACGCCTGGAACTCAAAAGATTTTAAGAGATGCAACAAAAGCAGGTTATGTTGATATTTTAATTGATGCAGGAGCTGTTGTTTCAAATCCTACTTGTGGGGCTTGTTTAGGTGGTTATATGGGAATCTTAGGAGATAATGAAGTGTGTATCTCTACAACTAATAGAAACTTTGTAGGTAGAATGGGCTCACGTTCTTCAAAGATTTATTTATCTAACACAGCAGTTGCTGCGGCTTCTGCTATTTCTGGTTATATTACAGATCCAGCAAGTATAATTGATTTAGAAATAAAAACGGTATAA
- a CDS encoding lipoprotein signal peptidase, with amino-acid sequence MNNLKVKYFSVFIVLFIIDQYIKYAFVYLNWGYDGPVISLVLAYNYGVAFSMFEFLAQYLKYIQLLILGAGSIYLYLNQDIIRKYAPAIMLLYAGGLSNILDRFTYGAVVDYVYWHYKFDFAIFNMSDVLIDLAIVIILYLQYKYSKEEKKLQ; translated from the coding sequence ATGAATAATTTAAAAGTTAAATATTTTAGTGTTTTTATAGTTCTATTTATAATAGATCAGTATATAAAATATGCTTTTGTATATTTAAATTGGGGTTACGATGGTCCTGTTATTTCTCTTGTTTTGGCATATAATTATGGCGTTGCATTTTCTATGTTTGAATTCCTTGCCCAATATTTAAAATACATTCAATTACTTATTCTAGGAGCAGGTTCTATTTATTTGTATTTAAACCAAGACATTATTAGGAAATATGCTCCTGCAATTATGCTTTTATATGCAGGTGGATTATCTAATATTTTAGACAGATTTACTTATGGAGCAGTGGTTGATTATGTGTATTGGCATTATAAATTTGATTTTGCAATTTTTAATATGTCGGATGTTTTAATTGATTTAGCCATTGTTATTATTCTATATTTACAATACAAATACTCTAAAGAAGAGAAAAAATTACAATAA